AATTGAATTCTGTGAACTGTTTTCTGTCATTGGTAGTCGATCTTCAATTCTTTGCGTCTTTGAGTCTTAGCGAGAAATAATAGATTAACTTTGTGCACTATGAATAAAAAAGATATAAATTCCAGGGACGATGTGTTTTTATTGGTGTCGTCATTTTATAATAAAGTAAGAAAGGACCCTATTTTGGGGCCCTTCTTTAATGATACTATAAAAGATTGGGATGGGCATTTAGAACGATTGACGACTTTTTGGGAATCAAGTCTTTTCATGACTCGTAAACTGGAGCAGAAGTATTTGAGTAACCCTTTAGATGCACATATAAAAGTAGATGCTGAAAATAACAATAGTATCACTGAAACACATTTTGGTTTGTGGCTAAATCTTTGGTTTCAAACTATAGATGAACTTTTTGAAGGCGATTATGCCGAAAATGCTAAAAGACGTGCTAGAAAAATGAGTACGTTTTTATATTTAAAAATTTTTGAAGCCAGAGTAGGTTAATAAAAGAAAGCCAGAATGTTAATTTCTGCATTTTTTGTAACCTTTTTATAGTTTGTTTATCTAAAGTTTAAACATCATGTTTAACTAAAAGATACAAGCTATGACATCTAAAAGAATATTCCGTATTTTATTATTATTCACTATAGTATTCGTTTTTATACAATGCAAAAATGATGATGACGATCCCCCTAGAACTTTAAATATTCCACCACCAGTTGAAGTTCAATTAAATCCAGCATTAGTAGAATTAGGAAAAGAGATTTTTAGACACGATACCTTTGGAGACGAAGCCTTTTGGTCAGGTGTGCTAGAGCTGGATAAAGCCATATTAGGCGAAGCGAATGGTGGTTTTGGGCCAGGTTTGAGTCCAAGTACAGCACTAAGTATTGGACTAAAAGTTGATGCAACAGCATTGCCACAAAGTGTAGTTGATGGTATTAATGATGGATCAGTCGACTTAGATGATCCGCTTACTACTGCAGCACTTTTAAGTTTAGATGCCGTCGTTGGTGTTAAAGGGAATTTTGA
The Flavivirga spongiicola genome window above contains:
- a CDS encoding group III truncated hemoglobin, which codes for MNKKDINSRDDVFLLVSSFYNKVRKDPILGPFFNDTIKDWDGHLERLTTFWESSLFMTRKLEQKYLSNPLDAHIKVDAENNNSITETHFGLWLNLWFQTIDELFEGDYAENAKRRARKMSTFLYLKIFEARVG